One Curtobacterium herbarum genomic window carries:
- a CDS encoding DUF1772 domain-containing protein, translating into MIVLAQVAALLAVLGVGLVWGTDAFCALVQRPALARVDDTALTAVMGNVHRYGGRRMPVPGVLGLVGSLAAAVLAAVTGHTAAASAAGAAFVLLVVWLVLYVRVSAPINRTLTAAADRGETPADARVLQAGWDRVIVLRAALQGLALLALGVALVLL; encoded by the coding sequence GTGATCGTCCTCGCGCAGGTCGCCGCACTGCTCGCCGTCCTCGGCGTCGGACTCGTCTGGGGCACGGATGCGTTCTGCGCGCTCGTGCAGCGCCCGGCCCTGGCCCGCGTCGACGACACCGCGCTCACCGCGGTGATGGGCAACGTCCACCGCTACGGGGGCCGGCGGATGCCCGTCCCCGGGGTGCTCGGGCTCGTCGGGTCGCTCGCGGCCGCCGTACTGGCCGCCGTGACCGGGCACACCGCCGCGGCGAGCGCCGCCGGTGCCGCGTTCGTGCTGCTCGTCGTCTGGCTCGTGCTCTACGTCCGGGTCAGCGCGCCGATCAACCGCACGCTGACCGCGGCTGCCGACCGCGGCGAGACGCCCGCGGACGCTCGGGTGCTGCAGGCCGGGTGGGACCGGGTCATCGTCCTCCGTGCCGCACTGCAGGGTCTGGCGTTGCTCGCGCTCGGCGTCGCCCTCGTCCTGCTCTGA
- a CDS encoding carbohydrate ABC transporter permease, which produces MTDQLTGSAPPRAPRGGAAAPDGREARPTRVRTRRFQPAWLFMAPSLLILGAFVVFPILRSLYYSFFDWTVGAATQPFVGFGNYVTLFHDGQFWNALRITLEFTVVSVVLLVVFGFIAALLLQRDTLANRIVRSVFFFPTIVSLVTIGLVWKFLLDPDIGLVGGITAALGLPSVAWLQSTSLALPTIVFVSVWKSIGFAMILFVAGLKGVPAERYEAARIDGANTWQTIWGITLPSIRPTMLFTSMILTIQSFQVFDLVYVMTGGGPVFHTDTLVNLLYRDGFVNYQTGYASAISWVLFVIIMLISLLQLRLFRYDDVD; this is translated from the coding sequence GTGACCGACCAGCTCACCGGTTCGGCCCCGCCACGCGCCCCGCGTGGCGGGGCCGCCGCCCCGGACGGGCGGGAGGCCCGCCCCACCCGGGTCCGCACCCGCCGGTTCCAGCCGGCCTGGCTCTTCATGGCCCCGTCGCTGCTCATCCTCGGCGCCTTCGTGGTCTTCCCGATCCTGCGGTCGCTGTACTACTCGTTCTTCGACTGGACGGTCGGTGCGGCCACCCAGCCCTTCGTCGGCTTCGGCAACTACGTCACGCTGTTCCACGACGGACAGTTCTGGAACGCACTGCGGATCACGCTCGAGTTCACCGTCGTCTCGGTCGTGCTCCTGGTGGTCTTCGGCTTCATCGCCGCGCTGCTGCTCCAGCGGGACACCCTGGCGAACCGGATCGTCCGCTCGGTGTTCTTCTTCCCGACCATCGTCTCCCTGGTGACCATCGGCCTGGTCTGGAAGTTCCTGCTCGACCCCGACATCGGCCTGGTCGGCGGCATCACCGCGGCCCTCGGGCTGCCGAGCGTCGCCTGGCTGCAGTCGACGTCCCTGGCCCTGCCGACGATCGTCTTCGTCTCGGTGTGGAAGAGCATCGGCTTCGCGATGATCCTGTTCGTCGCCGGACTCAAGGGCGTGCCCGCCGAACGCTACGAGGCCGCCCGGATCGACGGCGCGAACACCTGGCAGACGATCTGGGGGATCACCCTGCCGAGCATCCGCCCGACCATGCTCTTCACCTCGATGATCCTGACGATCCAGTCGTTCCAGGTCTTCGACCTCGTCTACGTGATGACCGGCGGCGGTCCGGTCTTCCACACGGACACGCTCGTGAACCTGCTCTACCGCGACGGGTTCGTCAACTACCAGACCGGCTACGCGTCGGCGATCTCCTGGGTCCTCTTCGTGATCATCATGCTCATCTCCCTCCTTCAGCTCCGGCTCTTCCGGTACGACGATGTCGACTGA
- a CDS encoding arabinofuranosidase catalytic domain-containing protein, protein MHTRPISRRRRTVAAVLGALALITGSLVSATVGAGSAAAATNGPCDTYSGAGTSCVAAYSSTRALYASYNGPLYQVQRASDGATTNVGLLAAGGYANAATQDAFCSGTSCTIPKIYDQSPNHNDLTVAGAGDAGPANHAADAAALPITVAGHKAYGVFMPQQVAYRISSTIAKGTARGASPESMYEVASGTNVNHGCCSDFGNVETQSKDTGKGHMDALNLSMLNGKGSAGRGPWVQADLENGVYEGGTAINTANTGNSSKFVTALLKNDGVAAFALKGGNAQSGTLSKWYEGALPTDRDSDGQGYTPMKLEGSIVLGAGGDNSNRGTQSFFEGVMTAGYSTDAADSAVQANIVAQNYQGVSTGGGPGAAITAPGGKCVDVAGDDVGGNGAVVQLYDCQALAADQHWLGSVYGTHTLSTLGRCLDANGNGTANGTHVELYDCNGVGGQQWIVQPDGSIKNPQSGRCLDVPSGNTANATALQLFDCNGNAAQKFVAAVPIGTIGGKCVDVAGNDLQQNGQQVQVFDCQTLLTDEQTTDQQWAYNAGDHTIRTLGRCLDLDGNATANGTHLELYRCNGVGGQQWVPQANGSVLNPQSGRCLDVPSGNTANGTALQLYDCNGAAPQVFRLN, encoded by the coding sequence ATGCACACCAGGCCCATCTCCAGGAGGCGGCGCACGGTCGCCGCCGTCCTCGGGGCACTCGCGCTCATCACCGGGAGCCTCGTCTCCGCCACGGTCGGTGCCGGCAGCGCCGCCGCCGCCACCAACGGTCCGTGCGACACCTACTCCGGCGCAGGCACGTCGTGCGTCGCCGCCTACAGCTCGACGCGGGCGCTGTACGCGTCCTACAACGGCCCGCTCTACCAGGTGCAGCGCGCCTCCGACGGCGCCACCACGAACGTCGGCCTGCTCGCCGCCGGCGGGTACGCCAACGCCGCGACCCAGGACGCGTTCTGCTCGGGCACCTCCTGCACGATCCCGAAGATCTACGACCAGTCGCCGAACCACAACGACCTCACCGTCGCCGGCGCCGGGGACGCCGGCCCCGCCAACCACGCGGCCGACGCGGCAGCGCTGCCGATCACCGTCGCCGGGCACAAGGCCTACGGCGTCTTCATGCCGCAGCAGGTCGCCTACCGGATCTCGAGCACGATCGCGAAGGGCACCGCACGCGGAGCCAGCCCCGAGTCGATGTACGAGGTCGCGAGCGGCACGAACGTCAACCACGGCTGTTGCTCCGACTTCGGCAACGTCGAGACCCAGTCCAAGGACACCGGCAAGGGGCACATGGACGCCCTGAACCTGTCGATGCTCAACGGCAAGGGCAGCGCCGGCCGCGGCCCCTGGGTGCAGGCGGACCTGGAGAACGGCGTCTACGAGGGCGGGACCGCGATCAACACGGCGAACACGGGCAACAGCTCGAAGTTCGTCACCGCACTGCTGAAGAACGACGGCGTCGCGGCCTTCGCGCTGAAGGGCGGGAACGCGCAGTCCGGCACCCTGTCGAAGTGGTACGAGGGGGCGCTGCCCACCGACAGGGACAGCGACGGCCAGGGCTACACGCCGATGAAGCTCGAGGGCTCGATCGTCCTCGGCGCCGGCGGTGACAACTCGAACCGCGGCACGCAGTCCTTCTTCGAGGGCGTCATGACCGCGGGGTACTCGACCGACGCGGCCGACTCCGCCGTGCAGGCGAACATCGTGGCGCAGAACTACCAGGGTGTCTCCACCGGCGGGGGACCGGGCGCAGCGATCACCGCGCCCGGCGGCAAGTGCGTCGACGTCGCCGGGGACGACGTCGGCGGCAACGGGGCCGTCGTGCAGCTGTACGACTGCCAGGCGCTCGCCGCGGACCAGCACTGGCTGGGCAGCGTCTACGGCACGCACACGCTCAGCACGCTGGGGCGCTGCCTGGACGCGAACGGCAACGGCACCGCGAACGGGACCCACGTCGAGCTCTACGACTGCAACGGGGTCGGCGGTCAGCAGTGGATCGTGCAGCCGGACGGGTCGATCAAGAACCCGCAGTCCGGTCGCTGCCTGGACGTCCCGTCGGGCAACACCGCGAACGCCACGGCCCTGCAGCTCTTCGACTGCAACGGCAACGCGGCGCAGAAGTTCGTGGCGGCGGTGCCGATCGGCACCATCGGCGGCAAGTGCGTCGACGTCGCCGGCAACGACCTGCAGCAGAACGGCCAGCAGGTGCAGGTGTTCGACTGCCAGACCCTGCTGACCGACGAGCAGACCACCGACCAGCAGTGGGCGTACAACGCGGGTGACCACACCATCCGCACGCTCGGTCGGTGCCTGGACCTGGACGGCAACGCCACCGCGAACGGGACGCACCTGGAGCTGTACAGGTGCAACGGCGTGGGCGGGCAGCAGTGGGTCCCGCAGGCGAACGGTTCGGTGCTCAACCCGCAGTCGGGTCGGTGCCTCGACGTCCCGTCGGGCAACACCGCGAACGGCACCGCCCTGCAGCTCTACGACTGCAACGGCGCGGCTCCGCAGGTGTTCCGGCTGAACTGA
- a CDS encoding LacI family DNA-binding transcriptional regulator, whose amino-acid sequence MPKSVTLKDVAAKVGVTSAAASMALSGHERISEKTRAAVKQAAEDLGYVPSSAGRALRSQRADAVALVVPNSSAHVFGHLYFMHVLTGMSTAANAHDAQVIVSTNADTSNGGVAYERVMRSRTADGAIVTSAAIDDHHVEALVASGLPVVLIGNYPHLADAVSVGIDDVSATEQLVEHLVTEHGRRRLLHVSGTLDHQTGIDRRDGFLRAAETHGLTDVAVIEGDLAEQSGAAAVEQVLRERTGDERFPFDGIVFANDDMAVGGLAVLRRAGIDVPGDVAVVGFDDFGFARVTTPGITTIRVPAEEMGRIATERLFDLVDRRPGGHAHTELDVEVVLRGSCGCDPDHTDPH is encoded by the coding sequence GTGCCGAAGTCCGTCACCCTGAAGGACGTCGCCGCGAAGGTCGGCGTCACCTCCGCCGCCGCGAGCATGGCGCTCTCCGGCCACGAGCGGATCAGCGAGAAGACCCGCGCCGCCGTCAAGCAGGCCGCCGAGGACCTGGGCTACGTCCCGAGCTCCGCCGGCCGAGCCCTCCGCAGCCAGCGTGCCGACGCCGTCGCCCTGGTCGTCCCGAACTCGTCGGCGCACGTCTTCGGCCACCTGTACTTCATGCACGTCCTGACCGGCATGTCCACGGCGGCGAACGCCCACGACGCCCAGGTCATCGTCTCGACCAACGCGGACACCTCGAACGGCGGCGTCGCCTACGAGCGGGTCATGCGCTCCCGGACCGCCGACGGCGCGATCGTCACCAGCGCCGCGATCGACGACCACCACGTCGAGGCACTCGTCGCGAGCGGCCTGCCGGTCGTCCTCATCGGGAACTACCCGCACCTCGCCGACGCGGTGAGCGTCGGGATCGACGACGTCTCGGCGACCGAGCAGCTCGTCGAGCACCTCGTGACCGAGCACGGCCGGCGCCGTCTGCTGCACGTGTCGGGGACGCTCGACCACCAGACCGGCATCGACCGGCGCGACGGCTTCCTCCGCGCCGCCGAGACGCACGGCCTGACCGACGTCGCCGTGATCGAGGGCGACCTGGCCGAACAGTCGGGAGCGGCCGCCGTCGAGCAGGTACTCCGGGAACGCACCGGCGACGAGCGGTTCCCGTTCGACGGCATCGTGTTCGCCAACGACGACATGGCCGTCGGCGGTCTCGCCGTGCTCCGACGGGCCGGCATCGACGTGCCGGGGGACGTCGCGGTCGTCGGGTTCGACGACTTCGGGTTCGCCCGCGTGACCACCCCGGGCATCACGACGATCCGGGTCCCCGCCGAGGAGATGGGGCGGATCGCGACCGAGCGGCTCTTCGACCTCGTCGACCGGCGCCCGGGCGGCCACGCGCACACCGAGCTCGACGTCGAGGTGGTCCTCCGCGGCTCGTGCGGCTGCGACCCCGACCACACCGACCCCCACTGA
- a CDS encoding TetR/AcrR family transcriptional regulator gives MTIEERRARERDARRRLITATARAVAEREGWDAVTTRRLSAEIEYSQPVIYKHFASLDEIADAVAVDGFAELADALRQARTEAEVDAEPGAVVAAVAHRYAAFAEEQPAVYDAMFGRPSRLRFGPGSSPALASAFAELRSAVEPRVGDADVELLTETLWAGLHGLVVLQRGSRLRPDHQEARITLLVDRILPGAPD, from the coding sequence ATGACCATCGAGGAACGGCGCGCTCGCGAGCGTGATGCCCGGCGCCGCCTGATCACGGCGACCGCCCGTGCCGTCGCCGAGCGAGAGGGATGGGACGCCGTCACGACCCGCAGGCTCTCCGCCGAGATCGAGTACAGCCAGCCGGTCATCTACAAGCACTTCGCCTCCCTCGACGAGATCGCCGACGCCGTCGCCGTGGACGGGTTCGCCGAACTCGCCGATGCGCTCCGGCAGGCCCGGACGGAGGCAGAGGTGGACGCGGAGCCGGGTGCCGTCGTCGCTGCAGTGGCACACCGGTACGCGGCCTTCGCCGAGGAGCAGCCGGCCGTGTACGACGCCATGTTCGGCCGGCCGTCGCGTCTGCGCTTCGGGCCGGGGTCGAGCCCGGCGCTGGCCTCCGCCTTCGCCGAGCTGCGGTCGGCGGTCGAGCCCCGGGTCGGCGATGCGGACGTCGAGCTCCTCACCGAGACCCTCTGGGCCGGGCTGCACGGGCTGGTCGTGCTCCAGCGGGGATCCCGGCTTCGGCCGGACCACCAGGAGGCCCGGATCACCCTGCTCGTGGACCGGATCCTGCCCGGCGCTCCCGACTGA
- a CDS encoding SMP-30/gluconolactonase/LRE family protein, which produces MTAGMLGLVHITLDSATDVVTGIRFPEGNRWHEGRLWYSDMHTGQVFSIDPDGGTDAVPRLEATVPGQSSGFGWLPDGRLIVSSMESRTVVAVEADGTTSVFADLSSVESSLVNDLVVDPETGRTYIGAFGYDLYAGEELRPGPLYVIEQDGSFRLAAEGLVFPNSANVLPGTRTLVVSETWGGKLTAYDIEPDGSLTGRREWAALPEGVTPDGSTVDAEGAIWVCSVDTGEFLRVVEGGEVTDRIDAPGRCAIDCALGGEDGRTLYLATADSYDPATTARTHAGRISAVRVPVPGH; this is translated from the coding sequence ATGACGGCTGGCATGCTGGGCCTCGTGCACATCACCCTGGACTCTGCGACCGACGTCGTCACCGGCATCCGCTTCCCCGAGGGCAACCGCTGGCACGAGGGCCGGCTCTGGTACTCGGACATGCACACCGGTCAGGTGTTCTCGATCGACCCGGACGGCGGCACGGACGCCGTCCCGCGGCTCGAGGCCACGGTCCCCGGCCAGTCGTCCGGCTTCGGCTGGCTGCCCGACGGCCGTCTGATCGTCAGCTCGATGGAGTCGCGCACGGTCGTGGCCGTCGAGGCCGACGGCACGACGAGCGTGTTCGCGGACCTGTCCTCGGTCGAGTCGTCGCTCGTCAACGACCTGGTCGTGGACCCGGAGACCGGCCGGACCTACATCGGCGCGTTCGGCTACGACCTCTACGCCGGCGAGGAACTGCGCCCCGGTCCGCTCTACGTCATCGAGCAGGACGGCTCGTTCCGTCTGGCGGCCGAGGGGCTGGTCTTCCCGAACAGCGCCAACGTCCTGCCCGGTACCCGGACCCTGGTGGTCAGTGAGACCTGGGGCGGGAAGCTCACCGCGTACGACATCGAGCCCGACGGCTCCCTGACCGGGCGCCGCGAGTGGGCCGCGCTGCCCGAGGGTGTCACCCCGGACGGCAGCACGGTCGACGCCGAGGGTGCGATCTGGGTGTGCTCGGTGGACACGGGGGAGTTCCTCCGCGTCGTCGAGGGCGGCGAGGTCACGGACCGCATCGACGCTCCCGGCCGGTGTGCGATCGACTGCGCCCTGGGTGGCGAGGACGGCCGGACGCTGTACCTGGCGACGGCGGACAGCTACGACCCGGCGACGACCGCTCGGACGCATGCCGGGCGCATCAGCGCGGTGCGTGTTCCGGTGCCCGGGCACTAG
- a CDS encoding ester cyclase, with translation MGPRALADTYLEMLNTHDADLVDAFIAEDYANHNVVVPDGRAANRTFWAGFFTGLPDVVVTMEDLVVAGDRVVGRFVYRGTHTGELMGIPATGAAVEMRSIDIWRVEDGRFAEHWDELNLMEVFQQVGVLPQLGGSTTDSPS, from the coding sequence ATGGGCCCACGAGCACTCGCCGACACGTACCTCGAGATGCTGAACACGCACGACGCGGACCTCGTCGACGCGTTCATCGCCGAGGACTACGCGAACCACAACGTCGTCGTGCCGGACGGCCGAGCGGCCAACCGGACGTTCTGGGCCGGGTTCTTCACGGGCCTCCCGGACGTCGTCGTCACCATGGAGGACCTCGTCGTCGCCGGTGACCGCGTCGTCGGCCGGTTCGTCTACCGCGGCACGCACACCGGCGAACTCATGGGCATCCCCGCCACGGGCGCCGCGGTGGAGATGCGCAGCATCGACATCTGGCGGGTCGAGGACGGGCGCTTCGCCGAACACTGGGATGAGTTGAACCTCATGGAGGTGTTCCAGCAGGTCGGGGTCCTCCCCCAGCTCGGTGGCAGCACCACGGACTCCCCGTCGTGA
- a CDS encoding MarR family winged helix-turn-helix transcriptional regulator: MQAPHFDTPLQLMRWIGWAQRKAAEEWVRERELSHEQSFVLGYLQQNPGAIQRDIAEVSRTSAASVSSLLQGLEKRGLIERRADAGNARTKLVYATPAGIDLIAGFEDAMLALDDRLLAPLGPDERATLRGLLLTVTAELPEPTR, from the coding sequence ATGCAGGCACCGCACTTCGACACGCCCCTCCAGCTCATGCGCTGGATCGGCTGGGCGCAGCGCAAGGCCGCCGAGGAGTGGGTGCGGGAGCGCGAGCTCTCGCACGAACAGAGCTTCGTCCTCGGCTACCTGCAGCAGAACCCCGGCGCCATCCAACGCGACATCGCCGAGGTGAGCCGGACCAGTGCGGCCAGCGTGTCGAGCCTCCTGCAGGGGCTCGAGAAACGGGGCCTCATCGAACGACGAGCGGACGCCGGCAACGCCCGGACGAAGCTCGTGTACGCCACCCCCGCCGGCATCGACCTGATCGCCGGCTTCGAGGACGCGATGCTCGCCCTCGACGACCGCCTGCTCGCCCCGCTCGGTCCGGACGAGCGCGCCACGCTCCGCGGCCTCCTGCTCACGGTGACCGCCGAGCTGCCGGAACCGACCCGGTAA
- a CDS encoding sugar ABC transporter substrate-binding protein: MKHARTTLAVVSGAAALALVLTGCSAGGNAAQDGPATLKVWTGFTGGDRPGYATIVKDFEKSHPDINVEMTVQPWDTIQQKLPSAWLTGQGPDVAAVSSDPNAVAQYVKTRSVLPITATGAGSGKINTESFAPGTVEEFTYDGKLYGVPANFATLSLYYNKKLFADAGITDPPGTVQEMAADAKKLTTGGKYGIALADNQTIQMWPVLQWLEGGDIVSGKGCSVVQTSAGQKSLSTWADLVAKDKVSPVGLTGAEADSLFSAGKAAMEINGPWAASGYKDAGIDLGIVKVPVGVDGKSSTLGSIAPLSISAKTKYPKQAQEFLAYWTSKTAQQKFSLQTGFPPLRTDLSDDAKLTADPTVSVFASQVPDARLYLPHVTNATKVDSDAYVPLIGEITRGKSVADATKSAGQAINGLTGCSK; encoded by the coding sequence ATGAAGCACGCACGCACGACCCTCGCGGTCGTCTCCGGTGCCGCCGCACTGGCACTGGTCCTCACCGGTTGTTCCGCCGGCGGCAACGCCGCCCAGGACGGCCCCGCCACCCTCAAGGTCTGGACCGGGTTCACCGGCGGCGACCGACCGGGCTACGCCACCATCGTCAAGGACTTCGAGAAGTCGCACCCCGACATCAACGTCGAGATGACCGTGCAGCCCTGGGACACGATCCAGCAGAAGCTGCCCTCGGCCTGGCTCACCGGCCAGGGCCCGGACGTCGCCGCGGTCTCGTCCGACCCGAACGCCGTCGCCCAGTACGTGAAGACCCGCTCCGTCCTGCCCATCACCGCCACCGGTGCAGGCAGCGGCAAGATCAACACCGAGTCGTTCGCGCCCGGCACGGTCGAGGAGTTCACCTACGACGGCAAGCTCTACGGTGTCCCCGCCAACTTCGCCACGCTGAGCCTGTACTACAACAAGAAGCTCTTCGCCGATGCCGGCATCACCGATCCGCCGGGGACCGTCCAGGAGATGGCGGCGGACGCGAAGAAGCTGACCACCGGCGGCAAGTACGGCATCGCGCTCGCCGACAACCAGACCATCCAGATGTGGCCGGTCCTGCAGTGGCTCGAGGGCGGCGACATCGTCAGCGGCAAGGGCTGCAGCGTCGTCCAGACGTCCGCCGGGCAGAAGAGCCTGTCGACCTGGGCGGACCTGGTCGCGAAGGACAAGGTCAGCCCCGTCGGCCTCACCGGCGCCGAGGCGGACTCGCTCTTCTCGGCCGGCAAGGCCGCGATGGAGATCAACGGCCCCTGGGCAGCGTCCGGGTACAAGGACGCGGGCATCGACCTGGGGATCGTGAAGGTCCCGGTCGGCGTCGACGGCAAGTCGAGCACGCTCGGCTCGATCGCCCCGCTGTCGATCTCCGCGAAGACCAAGTACCCGAAGCAGGCGCAGGAGTTCCTGGCATACTGGACGTCGAAGACCGCCCAGCAGAAGTTCTCGCTGCAGACCGGGTTCCCGCCGCTCCGCACCGACCTGTCCGACGACGCGAAGCTCACCGCCGACCCGACGGTCTCGGTCTTCGCCAGCCAGGTGCCCGACGCGCGCCTGTACCTGCCGCACGTCACGAACGCCACGAAGGTCGACTCCGACGCGTACGTCCCGCTCATCGGCGAGATCACCCGCGGCAAGTCCGTCGCCGACGCCACGAAGAGCGCCGGCCAGGCGATCAACGGCCTCACGGGCTGCAGCAAGTGA
- a CDS encoding MATE family efflux transporter, with amino-acid sequence MTTTTTTPTTAAETNRWYLSAAPILRALVHLCVPMAAAMVVSALYNVINAGFIGAQHDTSLLAAITFGTPLLGLVMAVGGVFGVGGSSLMSRLLGASEHDPAKAGEIKHVASFAVWGSVVTGIVLGALGLLLLGPLVGLLGADAAAVPATSAYVSVMLVFVPILAAAFCLEQMVRAEGAARQAMIGLLLSTVGNLVFDVLFILVLHWGVAGAALAVGLANLVSIVYWVRWLGTHSENVSLSLRWFTLRRSILGPVFGIGVSELLQAGFLIVTTLVLNNLAAQYGDDPLAAMGVAVRIAQVPEFLVMGVTIGVLPLLAYAYGKGDRERLRSALRASALTVGAIVLLFSGTVFVFRQQVFTVFSSDHSVLAIGLTILVAQLVATVVNGFTGLFTSLFQAAGLATPAIAMSLAQGVLFIPIVLLGNLWFGLAGIIWALTVTEVLVFVAGVVIWLAARGRIDRGMDAGSAERAEAVLAEAG; translated from the coding sequence ATGACGACCACGACCACCACACCCACCACCGCAGCGGAGACGAACCGCTGGTACCTCTCCGCCGCCCCGATCCTCCGTGCCCTCGTGCACCTGTGCGTGCCGATGGCCGCCGCGATGGTCGTCAGCGCCCTGTACAACGTCATCAACGCGGGCTTCATCGGCGCGCAGCACGACACGTCGCTGCTGGCCGCGATCACCTTCGGCACGCCGCTGCTCGGGCTGGTGATGGCAGTCGGCGGCGTGTTCGGCGTCGGCGGCAGCTCGCTCATGTCGCGGTTGCTCGGCGCCTCCGAGCACGACCCCGCGAAGGCCGGCGAGATCAAGCACGTCGCGTCCTTCGCCGTCTGGGGGTCGGTCGTGACGGGCATCGTGCTCGGTGCACTCGGACTGCTGCTCCTCGGGCCGCTCGTCGGCCTGCTCGGGGCCGACGCCGCCGCGGTCCCCGCCACCAGCGCCTACGTGAGCGTGATGCTCGTCTTCGTCCCGATCCTGGCCGCGGCGTTCTGCCTGGAGCAGATGGTCCGCGCCGAGGGAGCCGCCCGCCAGGCGATGATCGGGCTGCTCCTGTCGACCGTCGGCAACCTGGTGTTCGACGTGCTGTTCATCCTGGTGCTGCACTGGGGCGTCGCCGGAGCAGCACTCGCGGTCGGGCTGGCGAACCTCGTCAGCATCGTCTACTGGGTGCGCTGGCTCGGGACGCACAGCGAGAACGTCAGCCTGTCGCTCCGCTGGTTCACGCTCCGCCGCTCGATCCTCGGGCCGGTGTTCGGCATCGGCGTCAGCGAGCTGCTGCAGGCCGGGTTCCTCATCGTCACGACCCTGGTGCTCAACAACCTGGCCGCCCAGTACGGAGACGACCCCCTGGCCGCGATGGGCGTCGCGGTCCGCATCGCCCAGGTGCCGGAGTTCCTGGTGATGGGCGTCACGATCGGGGTCCTGCCGCTGCTGGCCTACGCGTACGGCAAGGGCGACCGGGAGCGCCTCCGCTCGGCACTGCGGGCATCGGCGCTGACGGTCGGGGCGATCGTGCTGCTGTTCTCCGGCACGGTGTTCGTCTTCCGCCAGCAGGTGTTCACCGTCTTCTCCTCGGACCACTCGGTGCTGGCGATCGGCCTGACGATCCTGGTCGCGCAGCTCGTCGCGACCGTGGTGAACGGGTTCACGGGGCTGTTCACGTCGCTGTTCCAGGCGGCGGGGCTCGCGACCCCGGCGATCGCGATGTCCCTGGCGCAGGGCGTGCTGTTCATCCCGATCGTCCTGCTCGGGAACCTGTGGTTCGGGCTCGCGGGGATCATCTGGGCGCTCACCGTCACCGAGGTGCTCGTGTTCGTCGCCGGGGTCGTCATCTGGCTCGCCGCCCGAGGGCGCATCGACCGCGGGATGGACGCCGGCAGCGCGGAGCGGGCGGAGGCGGTGCTCGCCGAGGCGGGGTGA